The genomic segment TTCTTCTCTCTGAAAATGCCGTAAGCGCCCGCAACCTGGCCGTGTGGCCAAAAATCAGATAGCAAACGTACGGCCTTAATTCCGAGATTATCAGCCCATGCCTTCTTCGATGGAACCGTGTCAACACTGAGTCCTACCGGGATTGTATTCAAGGATTCCAGAACCCCTCTGTTTTCTTCCAGTGATTGCATCTGCTTGGCACAGATTTCTGTCCAAGCAAGAGGGTGAAAGGATAGCAGGACTCGCCTCCCTTTTAACTCCGACAGCTTGAAATCTGTGCCGTTCTGATCTTTGAGCACTAATTCCGGCGCTGTTTCTCCTATGCTTGCCAACCTCTGTTTCTTGTCCATCGAGAAGACCTCCCTCTTACTCAGTTTTGCCAACGGTGGTACTCAGTCTATCCAGCGCTGTCTGGGCATCCGATATGGTCTCCAAAGCCTAGCCAAACATCAAAGAATAGTCAATGCCCCCTCGTTGGGCATCATTGGTGCCTGCATGAATGAAGCTGAGTGAATAACCCGGGAAATCCTCAAAGCACCACTATCCTAGCTGAGCAGAGCAGCCGGCGATGATTCCGCCACAACCCCCTTCGAGCCGACCTGGTAGTTCATCACTTCTTCGACATAGAGATTCAAGAGCTCCTGCACCTTTTCTCTGGAGAACATGGATGGCCTGTAGGTCAAAGAGATATTCAGGGTCCTGTTGTAGGTACTGAGGGCAAAGGCCAGTGTCCACGGGGTCGTCACTGGCGGTGCGCCAGTGATATTGAGTATCCTGGCCTTGCCTATGTGAGTGACAGCCGGTTCCTCGGAGCCTATCTTGGGCCAGATGACGCCGATATTGGTCACGTCAGGGCAATCACCATGTGTCCGCAGGAAAACCAGGAACCTGAAGACCTGCAGGTAGACGATCGGCGGGAGTCGGGTAAGAAAATAGAAGAAGTAGATCAGCGAGAAGGCCCTCCTGTTCATGGTCACAGAGAGCGTATATGCCCTCAACTTCTTCAGCAGCTTCGCCTGATCCGCCCTGTCTGCAGGCCAGGTAGTTGGGGAGATCCAGGATACCTGGTTTGAAACGACATGGCGAAACTCCTTGGGGCTGATATTCACAACGACCATGGCCCGCACCTTATTGCTGGCCTTTCCATGCATCCGATTCCATTTATCCACTATCCGGTAACACGACGCCAGAAGTATGTCGTTCACCTCGACGCCGGCCGATGTTGCTTTGGCTTCGATCTGCTTCAGTTTCTCTGGGCCTATAGTGGTATTGCAGAAGAAGGTATCTCTCGATCGCCCTGATTTATCATGGTAAAACCTCGACGGAGAAGGAACAGCCGCCAGAACCAGGCGGTAGACAGTATCGTAGATTATCTTCCAATAGTAGTTCTTTACCCTGGCCCTCTGGCTCTGGGCGAATTCAAACAGGGCATCCCCCTTGCGGGACAGGCGGATATCCTCCGGCGGCTTATAATCGCCGGGAACCTCATTGTTGTAGAACTCAATGATCTTCCTTATAAAGAACATAGCGTGGATCCCATCCGCTGCCGAGTGATGGAAAGTGAAAACCAGGGTGGATTGAGTCTCATTCTTCCTCAACAGAAGTACCCGGAAAGGGAACTCCTTCCTCAGATCCAGGGGCTTGTTCATCCATTCAAAGAGACATCGATCGTAGTCCGAATCCGGGATCTGAGCCAGACTCTGCACGGTGAGGACGCTGTTTCCGAGGTCATCCTGCACTTCGCGGTCAATCCTGAGGTACTTGCCCCGCAGGACTGTCCTCATTACGGGGTGGGCCATCTGGGCGGACACGATAGCCTGGTTCAATCTGGACGGGTCAATCTCGCCCTCGAGGTACAGGAAAGCGTGAATGATAAAGGGCTCGTTTACCTCCTGAAAGGCCAGGACGGTCCTGTCCATGCAATTGAGCGGTATCAATCTGCGAGACGCTTTCATCTTTCCTCGCTGATAATGACGTTGGGGATATGTGCCACACCCACCGTATGACCTGCACCAACTAATTCTATCACTCCAGCCTCAGCTTGGATACGAAGGGGGATAGACTGAAGTTCTGCAAGACGCCGGTGGGGACCAGTCACCCCTGGAGGAGGCGCAATCGGTGAAATGCCCCATACGACTAACATTACGACCGGTACCAAAAAGGGGGCAGCTCCAAATATGCCAGGTCTGACTCTGGAGGTGGTACAATGACTGGGGACTGGGGACCAACACCTCATGAAGCAAAGGTAAATAATGGCAGACACTATTGAGGGTAGAAACCCGGTAATTGAGGCACTAAAGTCTGGCCGTCCCATAAATAAAATATTGCTTGCCGGCGATATCGGACGGCATACCGCAGTTGCCCAAATATTGAACCTTTCTCAAGCCAGGGGGATACCCGTGGAATACGTGACCAGACGCGTTATTGATGAGTCGAGCACAACTTCTGCTCACCAAGGGGTCATTGCTTACGCGGCAGCCAAGGAAT from the Chloroflexota bacterium genome contains:
- a CDS encoding peroxiredoxin produces the protein MDKKQRLASIGETAPELVLKDQNGTDFKLSELKGRRVLLSFHPLAWTEICAKQMQSLEENRGVLESLNTIPVGLSVDTVPSKKAWADNLGIKAVRLLSDFWPHGQVAGAYGIFREKNGFSERANIIVDENGKIAFVKVYEIRQLPDMREIIGVIKG
- a CDS encoding condensation domain-containing protein yields the protein MKASRRLIPLNCMDRTVLAFQEVNEPFIIHAFLYLEGEIDPSRLNQAIVSAQMAHPVMRTVLRGKYLRIDREVQDDLGNSVLTVQSLAQIPDSDYDRCLFEWMNKPLDLRKEFPFRVLLLRKNETQSTLVFTFHHSAADGIHAMFFIRKIIEFYNNEVPGDYKPPEDIRLSRKGDALFEFAQSQRARVKNYYWKIIYDTVYRLVLAAVPSPSRFYHDKSGRSRDTFFCNTTIGPEKLKQIEAKATSAGVEVNDILLASCYRIVDKWNRMHGKASNKVRAMVVVNISPKEFRHVVSNQVSWISPTTWPADRADQAKLLKKLRAYTLSVTMNRRAFSLIYFFYFLTRLPPIVYLQVFRFLVFLRTHGDCPDVTNIGVIWPKIGSEEPAVTHIGKARILNITGAPPVTTPWTLAFALSTYNRTLNISLTYRPSMFSREKVQELLNLYVEEVMNYQVGSKGVVAESSPAALLS